GGTGCGATAGCAGCACTATGAGAGCATGAACTGGTGAGGTAGTTAACTCCTGATAGAACGGTATTATCCATGGTTTAATACTTCTACATTACAGTGCAGATTAGCACAGCACTATTGTCTCAAAATGCTTGAGCAATATTAGAGGATTTAATCCGATGAATATGCTTTAGGCTGGATGCGGAGTCTGAATGTGACTTTGGTGCAGCTGCAGTCTTTTGCTATTTACTGCTTATCTAATCAGCTGCTGCATTTACATTATGTGAACTGCTCACTTTTAGTGCACGACCTTTTGTGATTTCAAAAATCACATGCAACAGCAGCTCTGTTTTCCGGTAATTCAACTGGAgcttgggtcaaaggtcaagcccTATTGGAGTCTGACCTTTCCACTGTCCAATGCCTTGTTTTGAGGCTGAAGGACGTAACGTCTTAACAACCCCGTCAGCAAGTCAGAAGTCAAGTCACGTAAATTGCATTTCTCCTTTGATATTATGCTCACTTTTTAAAGACTTCTTTGTGTAGAAACTCTGCCCTGCCAACGTTTTGAGCGTTTTCCATAATTAGCATGTAACGACTAAACACACGGTCATTCCGTTATGCAAATTGCACGGACTTAACCCTCACAAGCAGCAACAGGTTTTGATTGTAGTCTAGAAAAAGGTGTTGCAGGCTTGATCTGGTTTGGGTCTCTCAATGAGGAGTTCAGGTATTTATAGAGGGTTGATGCATTTTTGCTGCAGCGACTGTGACGTGACATCCAGGTAAACTCGGGTGTTACTTCTGATACCAATCCGGTTTGCTTCGGTCAAGCGGGTTCAGACTGCAGCTATTTCAAGCGTTGGCTAATTGAAGCTCTGCTACACTAAACGGAAGACAATTTCTTGGGTCAAAATGTTTATGCATGAGTGTCTTTTTTACATCGTTTGCTGGTCTGATGTGTTAGATGAGGCAAAATATATTTACTTGATTTGAATTTCTTATTAACTGCCGATTCAGAGTCTTTCTAAGCAGCCTGGGGTCAATGTGATGACGAAGAAGCAAAATCTATCACTCAAATGATTACATTCTGTGATTGTAAGATATCTGAAGTATTTGCTGTGCATCGTCACCACAGGGGCATTTGGCATTTTAGTAGCGAGCTGGGGATGAGCGGTAAATAAGACAATGGGTTGGAAATGTATTCTTGTGTTTCCAGGCAACAAGAAAACATGAATACATTGCAAAGAAAGCATCAGTTGCATGGACACGGTTGCTCCTCAGATTTGCCAAAAAATTGTGCAGCGTGTCACTGCTGAGAGCCACGACAGCAGATCCACAGGTTACGTTGCCTGAGGTGACTACAGATATCTGTTAAATCCTAAGGTGTATTTATAGGCCTTCAaaaggcagcacggtggcacagtggttagcgccgttgcctcgaagcaagaaggtcgcaggttaaataaataaatatgtgatATGAACTACTGTttattcaaaaaaagaaaagaaaagcagtgaTCACAGAAAATCCCTTTCAGATCAATCTAACCCAGATCGATAAATGAGAATTGAATCAGCATTGATGCACGAGAGAATGCATGGATTTCAAAATGATACTTCCACAAAAGAGAAGACTCCACTTTTAAAAACCAAAGGCAATGGCATCGTCACGTGTAGTTACCTGTTTTTCGCAGCCCTCCATCTGTGGGGCAGGAGTAGTCACTAGCAGCCAGTAGAAAACACGTCCCCCCACTACGCTGGTCCTGCTCCCGGGTGCTGGACCTTCGCATGGGGACCCTCTCCTCCGGAGACATGGTTAGGTCACTGCCCCCACTGCAGTCCGCTGACAGCACTGTGGTGAGGCAGGCGAGGagaatgaaattcagtggttCCTGTTTAACGGTGAAAACCCACTTACTTCAATTCATACTACAAGTACTTGAATTGAAGAGTTAGAAGTGTTGAACCTGAGCTCACGACAGCTTCAGTAACAGAAAAAAACCTAAAACAATTGACTTGCCACACCATCGACGCTTCTGTGATAGCATCTGTAATTGCCTGATTTTTAACAGAGATACTAAATAATTAGACAATACGATGGTTATAAATAGGACACAAGACACAAGTTGCTGGGCAACTAAAAGTACTTCCTTCCAGTCTGGTTTTTAGTGGTTAGAAGGCTCAATGCAGGAGGAACAATTGATAACCAAACCTCCATTTCTATGGATTATTTATAGGCGGGGCCGTTAACAGACTTGCTGGAGCCCGGGACAAGTAGGAACCATATGGGCCCCTCCCAATCCACACCGAATAATCCTCCACGACATCTACCCattaatttaaatcaaatagccacacaacagaaatgtgaaaattactCATAATGACAAAAACTGATGCTTGcaggttttatgtgtgtgtgcagacaaatTATTGTAATCAAACCATCGGTTGGATGCAAGGCTGTGTGCAGCCTTGGGCTGTCATGCATCTGTCATACATGTTCTTATCAGCTCACAATTGTTGATTTTGCGGTAATTAAGCCCATTTTAACTTTGACAAAAacgttttgaacaaagttaattcCATAACTTGTGTTTGAcgttatttttctttattcacTTGGATGGTTTTGATCCTTGATTGATGGAGTTATGTGGGTTTCATAACCTGACAAATTAAAAGGATTTATGTTACAACAgagcaacaagaaaacatattttttctttgcaaCTGTAATGTTTTTAACTTGAATAAGCCATAAAATCAGAGTTATTTATCGGTAAGgtgtaattacatttattttacattatattCAGTTACATTTATAAGTTACATCTGGCCCTTTGAGGACAGCCAttatgctgatgtggccctcggtgAATATGAGTTTAACACCCCTGCCGCAGCTAGGCTAACACGAAGCACCAGCCCTATTGACCCCTCTGCTCACACAGGTCTCATGAGTGAAGaattcatgaacttcttcattaacaaaatcgaatctattagggacgATATTCATCAGAATCTGCCTACTTGTGGCAAAACCCATCCCTGAGCAATGGAATTAGAGATACTGTCAATAACGCTGAACAGGATGGTATGGATTCAAATGCAGAGGCAGAGAGTGACGGTAGAGAATCAGAAAAGGTTTAATCCAAAAAGTGTTCGGTACACAGAAAAGCAGTCCGCACTGGCAAAAGTATCCAAATCAGCAGGCTAAAGACAAGGTCGGAAAAACATGCAAAGGTTCGGAAACAAGGCTATGGCTATGATGTGAGAAAAAGGCTGTAATGTGACTGTGAGGTTCAATgaactggcagaggactgaatACAGAGGGAGGGCTAAGCAGGCAGGGTGACGAaaggaatgaggagcaggtgtgacaatgaGAGGACAAGAGGTCAGATACAGACCACAGGAAATGTGCAACACGTAAAGAGAGGGCATGAAAGCAGAAAATAAGTCAAGAAAATACACTAACATGACAGATACGActtgttactcttgatagtaatttggatagtttcacccccattaacttgcagcaactaagtgtggctattgaaggaccccacccaccctgcacacggactgttttcccccctcccatctgggaggaggctgcgcagcatcagggccagaaccaccaggttcaaaaacagtttcttccctgatgctgtgagagttgtgAACAGCGGATAACTCTGAGGCCAAATTCACTGCTTCCTTGTTGGACTAATTTTGATACACTGGATGCTGCTactggggatcgtgcaatcactgttgtgtatatatttagttttacgttgaatgaatgtgtgtctgtttttggtgactgtttgttgtgcgcctcgagctgggacctgagtgctgtttttcgtttgtgcatgagagtgtctgaatgacaataaacatttcttgattcttgattcttgattctatTGCCTCacctaaaccgtgcacttgtctcttagactCGGTCCCAACTAAACAACTTAAacaagtcttcccctcaattacAATTGCTTTGCTTCATAcaattaatctatccttacttACAGGCTATGTGCCCCAGtgttttaaaacagcagtcattaaaccgcttctcaaaacaCAATGGATCCTGATGTATTAGCTAACTAtaggccaatttcaaaccttccatttcGGTCTaagattttagagaaagcagtcagctgtgtgaattcttacaagacataCAAtgacctgtaaagtgccttgaaataactttctgttatgatctggtgctatataaataaaatgtaatggaaTTGAACCTGAGCTTTATGACTGCACTGTGCTTATAGTGACTCTCATATACAGTATCCTTGGTTTGGTTCCATGGTCTTACCTGAACGGTTGCGTTCTAGTAACCTGCTCCCTTTGACATGGCACAGGTCACCTTGAGTGTTGTTGCAGGTGGTGTTGAGATCAGCTTTGCAGTAGGTCGGAGACCCTCCCTGCAATACCTGAGGGAtgtgtttcttcctcttcttgggTAGCTTCTGCTTAGCCATGGCCAGGGAGTAGTACATCCCAAAGTTATTGACAATAACGGGAACAGGCATGGCTATTGTCAGTACGCCGGCCAAGGCGCATAACGCACCTACGAGCATACCTGACCAGGTCTTTGGATACATATCACCATAGCCCAGTGTTGTCATGGTCACTACAGCCCACCAGAAGCCAATGGGGATGTTCTTGAACTTGGTGTGGAGGCTTGCAGTGGGGTCATTGGGCTTAGCGCCGATCCGTTCAGCATAGTAGATCATGGTTGCAAATATTAACACCCCTAATGCAAGGAAGATTATGAGCAGCAGGAATTCATTGGTGCTGGCCCGTAGTGTGTGGCCCAGCACTCTCAACCCCATGAAATGTCTTGTTAGCTTGAAGATACGCAGGATACGAACGAAACGCACCACCCTGAGGAAACCCAACACATCTTTGGCAGCCTTTGAAGAAAGGCCGCTTAGTCCTACCTCCAAGTAGAAAGGCAAGATAGCCACAAAGTCAATGATGTTGAGAACACTCTTAATAAATTCCAACTTGACTGGGCAGAAGGTCACACGAACCAGAAACTCAATGGTGAACCAAAAGACGCAAACACCCTCCACATAGGTGAGTGCTGGGTCCGTTTCAATCTCGTACTGTGGGCCTGAGtctgctgtgttgttgtttctcaTCAGGTCCGTCTTGTTGATGATGGTGTTGAACGCCTCATGAGTCTCCAAGCAGAAGGTGGTGATTGAGACCAGGATGAAGAACAATGACGCAAAGGCAACAAACTATAAGAGagggaaaagaacaaaaacagaaaaagatgaGTTACTCTTCCATTGCTTGAACCTTGAAGTTCTATGCAAAGGCTTGGGATACATACACCAAGAAtaattcactcattcactcttGAGGAACACATTAAACTAAAACAAGTTTAATTAAGTTGGATCAATTTTAATGAACTCTAGAGAGAGGAACAATCAATTAGCAACAGCAAAAAAATTAACAAGCACAACAAGaaatacaaccccccccccccccccccccctcttaatgTGTGGGAATGTAGCACTGGAATGTAAATGGAGTCCGATTTATTGGATGGATGGCCTGAATATCTGTTTTCTTATATCTATCAATACAGAATTAATGTAGCACCAATAGGAATGTAAACATAAATGTAATCCTTTTGGAatgtgttagggttaggggatGATGCAGCTAATCCAGAAGTGTGTTTGTCCTCTTCTATCGAGTGCTAGTTGGTAGGCGGAAGCAAACAAGGCACCATCTGTGCGGTTGAGGTCCACTGACCCTTCGCAGTGAGCAGAGCGTGCAGGATGCAAAGACATTTTACTGGTGTGATTGCTTTTGGATAACAAAAATGCCCTCGTAGCTGCTGCACAATGGTGAGTCAGGACCAAGTATCTTCAgaatgaagatgaaggagaaagaTGAGAACGTGAAAGAGGATGAAAGACAAATAAGAAGAAACAGGAGAGCCCCATCGACAGAACTATCTGGACCAAAATGGTCTTTAAACCTTAAAGTCACGTGTCTCTAATCCAAGCAGCATCCTGCCCTGCACGCTTTGACTTTTCGCTACGCTAGTGCCACCTTCATTACCTGTTGGAAATGAGGACTTCCACGCTCTCCGTGACTGGTGACAGTTATTTTACAGTTTATATTCTGATTTCCACAAGTTGTTCACCATTGCATATGATATACTGTACTCGGTGACTGAGGAATTGATCATTTTAATCAGGTTTGTTGGATGCCAAGGACAGGTTGGGGTTTTGTTGAGCAATCTCCCAACTGAGGAATCAGACAAGGCTTAACATTGTTTTAATCTCCATGATGAGGGGTGTAGATTAGAAATGTATTTCGTAACAATTTGAGGCATCTGTTTAAAAATAGCAAGAAAGGTTTCATTAGAAGCTTTAGAACAAAATACTTTAATGTAATAAATTATGAGGTAGTGTTTTGAATTCTCATTGAATTAATGACACAGATGTGATTCCAGAATCTGCATGTTCCAGCTGTTGCATCATGGTTAATTCCAATTCCTGAACtgcacataataataatcaaacttTTCACGTCCCTCTGTATCTGAAAACTGATCATTTATTCACAAAGCAGGTGTTAACACTTTGAtgctcctgctttttttttttttttttccacttagatttatttcaattttttaacagcaacagagcatttaatatCAGTATTCTTGTCCACAtgatacataatataacatagtaagacagcatatccacattaagatttttaggttaaattttcctatataatgaaaaaagaaatcgtAATTACAGTGGCGGCACACCCAGGTATACATGACCCCTTATCCTTTTGGTTAGTTTTTACATTAAGAAGCCTTCTGCTGGTCGCCATCGTTTTACGAAGATGTGTAATTGCAGTCGTAGTGAGTaagttattttttccatttcgtaaagttctttcagttttactttccaaacgTTAAGCGACGGTggctctgtcttcatccatgtaGTTGTAATGCATTTCAGGGCTGCTGTAAAAAGTATGGATAAAAGGTAGGTTGCAGATCGTCCTAGCAgccctggtggagtaatacccagaacagccacTGTCAAATCCCTCGTTATTTCAAACTGAAGGATCCGGTTTATGGCAGTATACACCTCGTCccaaaaatgttgtattttaggacatgaccagaatatgtgtgtATGATTAGGCACATCCGTGCCGCAGTTTCGCCAGCATAGACTTGGTATATTCGGTGTCATTTTAGCTACAATGTCTGGAGTCCTAAAATATCTGCTGagtattttccatttgaattcTCTCCATGTATTTGAATTTGTAGTCTGGTGTGCCGCTATACATGCTTCTTTCCATAATTCGTCAGATATATTTTGTGACACCTCCGCCTCCCATCTCTGCCTCGCCAAAATGGGCTTGTTTTGAGTCATTgacttaaatattttatatagctttgtaattactttttGATCTCCTTCTTGTTTTTGAAATGGTATAAGAAATTTTTCAATGGCCGATGGTTCCAGCACTTTTTTGATGACACTAAAAAAGATCGTATTTGCAGGTATCTAAAGAAGTCGTTTTTGTTAAGTTGGTATTTTCTGCTCAGCTGatcgaatgacaataaacaatcCTTATCAATTAACTGGTGTATGTAAATAAGACCATGGTCAGCCCATTTTAGGAAGCCTGTGTCCATCTTGCCTGGTGTAAAGGATTTAATATAACCAATGCTAGACAGTATAGAGATGTTGGTTGGTAACTTAAAAGTAACCCTAATTCTCTTCCAAATGTCAAGAGTGAATTTAGTCCACTCTGCTAACCCCTTAGATGGAATGTCAGCAAATGGCAATGCCTGCAGTGGGTCAGTGCACATCTTCTGTTCAATGCTTAACCATCTTgtatcagcatcattttttatatatgaaatcAGTGATTTTAGTTGTGCGGCccagaaataatatttaaagctaggaagattaaggcctccctcttccttaaatccttggagagttttatattttattcgaggGCGCT
This portion of the Brachionichthys hirsutus isolate HB-005 chromosome 22, CSIRO-AGI_Bhir_v1, whole genome shotgun sequence genome encodes:
- the LOC137911063 gene encoding voltage-gated potassium channel KCNC2-like, whose protein sequence is MAQFVAFASLFFILVSITTFCLETHEAFNTIINKTDLMRNNNTADSGPQYEIETDPALTYVEGVCVFWFTIEFLVRVTFCPVKLEFIKSVLNIIDFVAILPFYLEVGLSGLSSKAAKDVLGFLRVVRFVRILRIFKLTRHFMGLRVLGHTLRASTNEFLLLIIFLALGVLIFATMIYYAERIGAKPNDPTASLHTKFKNIPIGFWWAVVTMTTLGYGDMYPKTWSGMLVGALCALAGVLTIAMPVPVIVNNFGMYYSLAMAKQKLPKKRKKHIPQVLQGGSPTYCKADLNTTCNNTQGDLCHVKGSRLLERNRSVLSADCSGGSDLTMSPEERVPMRRSSTREQDQRSGGTCFLLAASDYSCPTDGGLRKTGYEKSRSLNNIAGMTGNALRLSPVTSPYGSPCPLRRSRSPIPSIL